Proteins encoded in a region of the Flavobacterium sp. PMTSA4 genome:
- a CDS encoding DUF4159 domain-containing protein has translation MKIILKIYFIFFLLINFNIYSQEIALLKYNGGGDWYANPTSLPNLIKYSNQTINTKIKAKPATVEPGSLEIYSYPFVHMTGHGNVVFNDAEIINLRNYLLSGGFLHIDDNYGMDEFIRREIKRIFPNNQLVEIPSNHPIFQKPNIFANGLPKIHEHEGKRPQAFGIFENNRLILLYTFECDLGDGWEDAEVHNDPKEVREKALKMGTNILNYIFNN, from the coding sequence ATGAAAATTATCCTCAAAATCTATTTTATATTTTTTTTACTGATTAACTTCAATATTTATTCTCAAGAAATAGCATTATTAAAATACAATGGCGGCGGCGATTGGTATGCTAATCCTACTTCATTGCCAAATTTGATTAAGTATTCAAATCAAACTATAAATACTAAAATCAAAGCAAAACCTGCAACTGTTGAACCAGGAAGTTTAGAAATATATTCATATCCTTTTGTTCATATGACTGGTCATGGAAATGTTGTTTTTAATGATGCAGAAATTATAAATCTTAGAAATTATCTTCTTTCTGGTGGATTTCTTCATATTGATGATAATTATGGAATGGATGAGTTTATTCGAAGAGAAATTAAACGAATTTTTCCAAACAATCAATTGGTTGAAATACCTTCAAATCATCCAATATTTCAAAAACCAAACATCTTTGCAAATGGATTACCTAAAATCCATGAACACGAAGGCAAACGTCCACAAGCATTTGGAATTTTTGAAAACAATAGATTAATTTTACTTTATACTTTTGAATGTGACCTTGGCGATGGATGGGAAGATGCAGAAGTTCACAATGACCCAAAAGAAGTACGCGAAAAAGCACTTAAAATGGGCACAAACATCTTGAATTATATATTCAACAATTAA
- a CDS encoding zinc metalloprotease: MKKICLSLTALLVLFSCQNDDKNTNSEERVAKRGCASYEVLERQLSENPELALKMNQIEAFTEKAMLTQNRLVNGKIEIPVVVNVLYRTSAENISNAQIQSQIDVLNADFNAQNSDFNQVPSIFSGVKANVGISFVLDQVNRKSTTKTSWGTRDAMKSTKKGGLNPTSPTTKLNLWVCTIGGGILGYAQFPGGSSATDGVVVDSRYFGVTNNSGSSYPYNLGRTATHEVGHWMNLRHIWGDTTCGNDQVADTPLHNTANYGVPTYPHYSTCSGNPVEMTMNYMDYTDDRGMYMFTNGQKARMDAIFLSGGPRFSFAQP, translated from the coding sequence ATGAAAAAAATCTGTTTATCACTAACTGCATTGTTAGTTTTGTTTTCATGTCAAAATGATGACAAAAACACTAATTCTGAGGAAAGAGTTGCCAAAAGAGGTTGTGCTTCTTATGAAGTTTTAGAGAGACAATTAAGCGAAAATCCTGAATTGGCTTTAAAAATGAATCAAATTGAAGCATTTACTGAAAAAGCAATGCTAACTCAAAACCGTTTAGTAAATGGAAAGATTGAAATTCCTGTTGTAGTTAATGTTTTGTATAGAACTTCTGCTGAAAATATTTCAAATGCACAAATCCAATCACAAATCGATGTTTTAAATGCCGATTTTAATGCTCAAAATTCAGATTTCAATCAAGTTCCTTCAATTTTTTCTGGTGTAAAAGCAAATGTTGGAATTTCATTTGTTTTAGATCAAGTTAACAGAAAGTCTACTACTAAAACTTCATGGGGAACAAGAGATGCAATGAAAAGCACTAAAAAAGGTGGTTTAAATCCAACATCTCCAACTACTAAATTAAATCTTTGGGTTTGTACAATCGGTGGTGGAATTTTAGGATATGCACAATTTCCAGGTGGTTCTTCTGCTACTGATGGAGTTGTTGTTGATTCTAGATATTTCGGAGTTACAAATAATTCAGGTTCAAGTTACCCATACAACTTAGGAAGAACTGCAACTCACGAAGTTGGTCACTGGATGAATTTACGTCATATTTGGGGAGATACAACTTGTGGTAATGACCAAGTAGCAGATACGCCATTACACAATACTGCTAATTATGGAGTTCCAACTTATCCTCACTACAGCACATGTTCAGGAAATCCAGTTGAAATGACAATGAACTATATGGATTATACCGATGACAGAGGAATGTATATGTTTACAAACGGACAAAAAGCAAGAATGGATGCAATTTTCCTTTCTGGTGGACCAAGATTTTCTTTCGCGCAACCATAA
- a CDS encoding AI-2E family transporter, protein MNNSKIIAFGIVKAVSILLLFGLLLLFIYKIQTAILYLVLSLIFSLIANPIVEFLKSRLKFKNTLAVVTTLFIFLLLIVGIFSMFVPLILSQSSNLSLLNTKEIENNIIDITSNFNEFLKNHNLNSNNILNPDKWLSKINFDLFTNFFNSLLSTISNIGMGLASVFFIAFFFLKDKLKFIAGAKTLLPDKHEDQILNSVSKINQLLSRYFIGLIIQLVIILILYLIVLLIFGVQNALIIALLCAILNIIPYIGPLIASFIAAILTMMSNINGDFQTEILPTTIYVLIGFFIVQLIDNNISQPIIFSNSVKSHPLEIFLIILIAGFLFGIVGMIIAVPFYTILKVIGKEFFPENKIIQLLTKNL, encoded by the coding sequence ATGAACAATTCAAAAATAATTGCTTTTGGTATAGTAAAAGCGGTAAGTATTCTTCTTTTATTTGGCCTGTTATTATTGTTTATTTATAAAATTCAGACAGCAATTCTATATTTAGTTTTATCACTAATTTTTAGTCTAATAGCAAATCCAATTGTTGAGTTTTTAAAGAGTAGGTTAAAATTCAAAAATACTTTAGCGGTCGTTACTACTTTATTTATTTTTCTTCTTTTGATAGTTGGAATTTTTTCAATGTTTGTACCATTAATTCTATCTCAAAGCAGTAATTTATCACTTTTAAATACTAAAGAAATCGAAAACAACATCATTGATATCACAAGTAATTTTAATGAATTTCTAAAGAATCATAACCTTAACAGCAACAACATTTTAAATCCAGATAAATGGTTATCAAAAATTAATTTCGATTTATTTACCAACTTTTTCAACTCCTTACTTTCTACAATTAGTAATATTGGAATGGGATTAGCATCTGTTTTTTTCATTGCTTTTTTCTTTCTGAAAGATAAATTGAAATTTATTGCTGGCGCTAAAACCTTATTGCCTGACAAACACGAAGACCAAATTTTAAACTCGGTTTCTAAAATAAATCAGCTTCTTTCCAGATATTTCATTGGATTAATTATACAATTAGTAATTATACTAATCTTGTATTTGATTGTTTTATTAATATTTGGTGTTCAAAATGCTTTAATAATAGCATTGCTTTGCGCCATTCTTAATATTATTCCTTACATCGGTCCATTGATTGCCAGTTTTATAGCTGCAATTTTAACAATGATGAGCAACATAAATGGAGATTTTCAAACCGAAATTTTACCAACTACTATTTATGTTTTAATTGGATTTTTTATTGTTCAATTAATTGATAATAACATAAGTCAACCTATAATTTTCTCAAATAGTGTAAAATCTCATCCGTTAGAAATATTCTTGATTATTCTAATTGCTGGTTTTCTATTTGGAATTGTTGGAATGATTATCGCCGTACCGTTTTATACAATCCTAAAAGTAATTGGAAAAGAGTTTTTTCCTGAAAATAAGATAATTCAATTGCTTACAAAAAATCTATAA
- a CDS encoding NAD(P)/FAD-dependent oxidoreductase: MNIPHSKYPRVVIIGGGFAGIALAKKLRNKKVQVVLIDKHNYHTFQPLLYQVATGGLEAGSIAYPLRKVIQEHTDFYFRLTSVKEIDTENQKIISEIGDLHYDYLVIATGSKTNFFGNKEIERNAMSMKTIPQSLNIRSLILENFEQAVLTNDQAEKDALMNFVLVGAGPTGVELAGALAEMKKAILQKDYPDLDISKMEINLIQSGDLILNTMSEKSSIAAEKFLNKLGVKIWKNVRVTNYDGRTVTTNSDLTFETATVIWTAGVQGAAIPGLSSDALVERVERIKVNEFNQVNGYENIFAIGDIASMETNDFPKGHPMMAQPAIQQGKLLGENIIKLINHKPMKPFEYNDKGSMATIGRNLAVVDLPNFHFNGVFAWFVWMIVHLLSLIGFKNKAVVFLNWLYNYIRFDREGRLIIRPYKKKSFITFTSDEV, encoded by the coding sequence ATGAATATTCCACATTCAAAATATCCTAGAGTTGTAATTATTGGTGGTGGATTTGCCGGAATTGCTTTAGCAAAAAAACTTAGAAATAAAAAGGTTCAAGTTGTTCTGATTGACAAACACAATTATCATACATTTCAACCACTTTTGTATCAGGTAGCAACTGGCGGATTGGAAGCTGGTTCAATTGCTTATCCGCTCAGAAAAGTAATTCAAGAACATACCGATTTTTATTTCAGATTAACATCTGTAAAAGAAATTGACACTGAAAATCAAAAAATAATTTCTGAAATAGGTGATTTGCATTATGATTATTTGGTAATTGCAACGGGTTCAAAAACAAATTTTTTTGGTAACAAAGAAATTGAAAGGAATGCGATGTCTATGAAAACCATTCCACAATCATTAAACATTAGAAGTTTAATTTTAGAAAATTTTGAACAAGCGGTTTTAACCAATGACCAAGCAGAAAAAGATGCTTTAATGAATTTTGTTTTAGTTGGAGCAGGACCAACAGGTGTTGAGTTAGCTGGTGCTTTGGCTGAAATGAAAAAAGCAATTCTCCAAAAAGATTATCCAGATTTAGATATTTCTAAAATGGAAATAAATTTAATTCAAAGTGGCGATTTAATACTCAATACCATGAGTGAAAAATCATCAATAGCTGCTGAAAAGTTTTTAAATAAACTTGGAGTAAAAATTTGGAAAAATGTTAGAGTAACTAATTATGATGGAAGAACAGTTACTACAAATTCTGATTTAACTTTTGAAACTGCCACTGTTATTTGGACTGCTGGAGTTCAAGGCGCTGCAATTCCAGGATTAAGTAGTGATGCATTGGTTGAACGAGTTGAGCGAATTAAAGTAAATGAGTTTAACCAAGTTAATGGTTATGAAAATATATTTGCCATTGGCGACATTGCTTCAATGGAAACGAATGATTTTCCAAAAGGACATCCAATGATGGCACAACCAGCTATTCAACAAGGTAAACTTTTGGGTGAAAATATTATAAAGTTAATCAACCATAAACCTATGAAACCATTTGAATATAATGATAAAGGTTCGATGGCAACGATAGGAAGAAATTTAGCAGTTGTAGATTTGCCTAACTTCCATTTTAATGGAGTTTTTGCTTGGTTTGTTTGGATGATTGTGCATTTACTCTCATTGATAGGGTTTAAAAACAAAGCAGTTGTGTTTCTTAATTGGTTATACAATTACATTCGTTTTGATCGCGAAGGAAGGCTAATTATTCGTCCTTATAAAAAGAAAAGTTTTATAACATTTACTAGCGATGAAGTTTAA
- a CDS encoding M15 family metallopeptidase translates to MKFKVFLVFIVSGLFFSCKSTYLDSKKSPVLLNISAEKDENSFVNLKNYSNDFVFDMKYATADNFLKEQVYPCSECFLRVKTVKALLAANSVFLEKGFKIKLFDCYRPKAIQEKMWKIVPDANYVANPKKGSIHNRGGAVDITLVDLNGKELDMGTTFDFFGEEASHNFSNLPENVLKNRKFLKEIMLQNNFKSFDSEWWHYNLNGSNTDEISNLKWNCN, encoded by the coding sequence ATGAAGTTTAAAGTGTTTTTGGTGTTTATTGTTTCAGGATTATTTTTTTCCTGTAAATCAACATATCTTGATTCTAAAAAATCACCTGTTTTACTTAATATTTCTGCAGAAAAAGATGAAAACTCTTTTGTGAATCTTAAAAACTATAGCAATGATTTTGTGTTTGACATGAAGTACGCTACTGCGGATAATTTTCTAAAAGAACAAGTTTATCCTTGTAGCGAATGTTTTTTAAGAGTAAAAACAGTTAAAGCCTTGCTGGCAGCAAATTCAGTTTTTCTTGAAAAAGGATTTAAAATAAAGCTATTTGACTGTTATAGACCAAAAGCTATTCAAGAAAAAATGTGGAAAATCGTTCCTGATGCAAATTATGTTGCCAATCCAAAAAAAGGTTCCATTCACAATCGTGGCGGAGCAGTTGATATTACGTTAGTTGATTTAAATGGAAAAGAACTTGATATGGGAACAACCTTTGATTTTTTCGGAGAAGAAGCAAGTCATAACTTTTCAAATCTTCCAGAAAATGTTCTAAAAAATCGTAAATTTTTAAAAGAAATAATGCTTCAAAACAATTTTAAATCTTTCGATTCAGAATGGTGGCATTATAATTTAAATGGAAGCAACACGGATGAAATTTCTAATTTGAAATGGAATTGTAATTAG
- a CDS encoding class I SAM-dependent methyltransferase, translating into MDKSILSDEIQKFIDDNLVSDISKLALQKPKFPNADWATILNQIVAKQKAKTKLPTWFETKKIYYPSKISVEQTSSEKTAEYKANLVSGETLIDLTGGFGVDDLYFSKKITKVYHCEINEELSEIVNHNYKSLGIQNVECFTGDSLTILKKNDECFDWIYIDPSRRNDAKGKVFMLKDCLPNVPELLDFYFEKSNNIMIKTAPILDISAGLSELKNVLKIHIVAVENEVKELIWTLKKNYNSTIEIITSNIKKDNIEAFSFILNNDKTASYSLPKKYLFEPNASIMKSGGFDEIGVQLELEKLHQHSHLFTSDELIDFPGRVFEIETIINYDKSSMKNYLLNQKANITTRNFPETVESIRKKWKIKDGGNLYCFFTTDVNNSKIVLLCRKLK; encoded by the coding sequence ATGGATAAATCCATTCTTTCCGATGAAATTCAAAAATTCATTGATGATAATCTTGTTAGTGATATTTCAAAATTAGCGTTGCAAAAACCAAAATTTCCAAACGCTGATTGGGCAACAATTTTAAATCAAATTGTAGCTAAACAAAAAGCTAAAACCAAACTTCCAACATGGTTTGAAACCAAAAAAATTTATTATCCAAGCAAAATTTCGGTTGAACAAACTTCATCTGAAAAAACCGCTGAATACAAAGCCAATTTAGTTTCAGGAGAAACATTAATTGACTTAACGGGTGGATTTGGTGTTGATGATTTATATTTTTCCAAAAAAATTACTAAAGTTTATCATTGCGAAATTAACGAAGAACTATCCGAAATTGTAAATCATAATTACAAATCATTGGGAATACAAAATGTCGAATGTTTTACTGGTGATAGTTTAACCATTCTTAAAAAAAATGACGAATGTTTCGATTGGATTTATATCGATCCTTCGAGACGAAATGATGCAAAAGGCAAAGTTTTCATGCTAAAAGATTGCTTACCGAATGTTCCTGAATTATTAGATTTTTATTTTGAAAAATCGAACAACATCATGATAAAAACCGCACCAATACTGGATATTTCTGCTGGATTATCAGAATTAAAAAATGTATTAAAAATTCACATCGTTGCAGTTGAAAATGAAGTCAAAGAATTAATTTGGACTTTGAAAAAAAACTACAATTCAACAATTGAAATTATTACTTCAAACATAAAAAAAGATAACATTGAAGCATTTTCATTTATCTTAAACAATGACAAAACCGCTTCCTATTCTTTACCCAAAAAATATTTATTTGAACCTAATGCTTCAATAATGAAATCAGGTGGTTTTGATGAAATTGGTGTTCAATTAGAATTAGAAAAACTGCATCAACATTCACATTTATTTACATCTGATGAGTTAATTGATTTTCCTGGCAGAGTTTTTGAAATTGAAACAATCATCAATTATGATAAATCTTCAATGAAAAATTATCTGTTAAACCAAAAAGCAAATATTACAACTAGAAATTTTCCAGAAACAGTTGAATCCATTAGAAAAAAGTGGAAAATAAAAGATGGTGGAAATTTGTATTGTTTTTTTACAACTGATGTAAATAATAGTAAAATAGTTTTACTTTGCAGAAAATTAAAATAA